The following are from one region of the Oncorhynchus masou masou isolate Uvic2021 chromosome 24, UVic_Omas_1.1, whole genome shotgun sequence genome:
- the LOC135512105 gene encoding ADP-ribosylation factor-like protein 3 isoform X1: MVKCSGSHFQCCANAALCPQILIWRLPGTYPSSRDQNNLEAWIPIGQTSVEKTLAKGFNIKSVQSQGFKLNVWDIGGQRKIRPYWRNYFENTDVLIYVIDSADRKRFEETGQELAELLDEEKLSGVPVLIFANKQDLLTAAPASEIAEGLNLHTIRDRVWQIQSCSALTGEGVQDGMNWVCKSVNAKKK; encoded by the exons atggttaaatgcagtggttcgcactttcagtgtTGTGCGAATGCTGCCTTGTGTCCACAGATTCtgatttgg aggctaccagGAACATATCCCAGTTCTCGTGATCAAAACAACCTTGAAGCctggattccaattggtcagaccagcgttgaaaaGACCTTAGCaaag ggctTCAACATAAAGAGTGTTCAGTCTCAGGGTTTTAAGCTGAATGTGTGGGACATCGGGGGACAGAGGAAGATCAGACCCTACTGGAGAAATTACTTTGAGAACACTGATGTGCTG ATTTACGTCATCGACAGTGCGGACAGAAAAAGATTCGAAGAGACGGGACAG GAGCTGGCTGAGCTGTTGGATGAGGAGAAGCTGAGTGGGGTTCCAGTGCTGATCTTTGCCAACAAGCAAGACCTGCTGACTGCTGCCCCAGCTTCTGAGATTGCTGAGGGACTCAACCTGCACACTATCCGGGACCGTGTCTGGCAGATCCAGTCATGCTCCGCCCTCACTGGAGAGGGTGTACAG GATGGAATGAACTGGGTCTGCAAGAGTGTCAATGCTAAGAAGAAGTAG
- the LOC135512105 gene encoding ADP-ribosylation factor-like protein 3 isoform X2, translated as MGLLSILRKLKSTPDQEVRILLLGLDNGGKTTLLKQLASEDISHITPTQGFNIKSVQSQGFKLNVWDIGGQRKIRPYWRNYFENTDVLIYVIDSADRKRFEETGQELAELLDEEKLSGVPVLIFANKQDLLTAAPASEIAEGLNLHTIRDRVWQIQSCSALTGEGVQDGMNWVCKSVNAKKK; from the exons GGTTTGCTGTCAATCCTTCGAAAGCTAAAGAGCACACCTGATCAGGAGGTTCGGATCTTGTTGTTGGGTTTGGACAACGGAGGAAAGACCACGCTACTGAAACAACTGGCCTCTGAGGACATCAGTCACATCACTCCCACACAG ggctTCAACATAAAGAGTGTTCAGTCTCAGGGTTTTAAGCTGAATGTGTGGGACATCGGGGGACAGAGGAAGATCAGACCCTACTGGAGAAATTACTTTGAGAACACTGATGTGCTG ATTTACGTCATCGACAGTGCGGACAGAAAAAGATTCGAAGAGACGGGACAG GAGCTGGCTGAGCTGTTGGATGAGGAGAAGCTGAGTGGGGTTCCAGTGCTGATCTTTGCCAACAAGCAAGACCTGCTGACTGCTGCCCCAGCTTCTGAGATTGCTGAGGGACTCAACCTGCACACTATCCGGGACCGTGTCTGGCAGATCCAGTCATGCTCCGCCCTCACTGGAGAGGGTGTACAG GATGGAATGAACTGGGTCTGCAAGAGTGTCAATGCTAAGAAGAAGTAG
- the LOC135512105 gene encoding ADP-ribosylation factor-like protein 3 isoform X3 translates to MGLLSILRKLKSTPDQEVRILLLGLDNGGKTTLLKQLASEDISHITPTQGFNIKSVQSQGFKLNVWDIGGQRKIRPYWRNYFENTDVLIYVIDSADRKRFEETGQELAELLDEEKLSGVPVLIFANKQDLLTAAPASEIAEGLNLHTIRDRVWQIQSCSALTGEGVQDGMNWVCKSVNAKKK, encoded by the exons ATG GGTTTGCTGTCAATCCTTCGAAAGCTAAAGAGCACACCTGATCAGGAGGTTCGGATCTTGTTGTTGGGTTTGGACAACGGAGGAAAGACCACGCTACTGAAACAACTGGCCTCTGAGGACATCAGTCACATCACTCCCACACAG ggctTCAACATAAAGAGTGTTCAGTCTCAGGGTTTTAAGCTGAATGTGTGGGACATCGGGGGACAGAGGAAGATCAGACCCTACTGGAGAAATTACTTTGAGAACACTGATGTGCTG ATTTACGTCATCGACAGTGCGGACAGAAAAAGATTCGAAGAGACGGGACAG GAGCTGGCTGAGCTGTTGGATGAGGAGAAGCTGAGTGGGGTTCCAGTGCTGATCTTTGCCAACAAGCAAGACCTGCTGACTGCTGCCCCAGCTTCTGAGATTGCTGAGGGACTCAACCTGCACACTATCCGGGACCGTGTCTGGCAGATCCAGTCATGCTCCGCCCTCACTGGAGAGGGTGTACAG GATGGAATGAACTGGGTCTGCAAGAGTGTCAATGCTAAGAAGAAGTAG